Part of the Virgibacillus natechei genome is shown below.
GGGGAAGAATCTAAGCATGGTCTAAGGCCAGATGAAGTCATTCCTTTTATAAAGTCTATCGAAAGGTATGAAAATGTACATGTTGTTGGTTTAATGACTATGGCTCCACATCTGGAAGATAAAGAGCGTCTGCGAGAATTTTTTCAAACGTTAGCTGATTTAAGAAATACAATTAAACATAAAAAACTAGCCCATGCACCTTGTGAGTATCTATCTATGGGTATGAGCAATGATTATGAAATTGCTATTGAGGAAGGTGCTACACATATTAGAATTGGTTCCGATTTGGTAGGGCAATAATTTATATATAGTGAGGTGAACACATGAGCATTAAAAACAAAATCAAAAATTATTTTACGATGGAAGATGAGTTTGAATATGACTATGCTGAAGAAGCTAGTGAACCAGAAAATAATACCAAACAACAAACAAAACATAATGTGGTTAATCTAACAAGTATGCAGCACTCGGCATCTAAAGTTGTGCTTTTGGAACCTAGAAATTACAATGAAGCCCAGGAAATAGCAGATAATATCGTAAATAGACGCGCAGTGGTTATCAATTTACAACGCGTAGATAACAATCAGGCAAAAAGAATTGTTGACTTTCTTAGCGGTACGGTATATGCCTTAAATGGGGATATTCAAAAACTTGGAACAGAAACTTTTCTCTGTACACCAGATAATGTCGATGTGTCGGGGACAATATCCGAATTATCGTTTGACGAAGCCGAAAATGAATATGAAAAAGGATGGTAGTAAAAGATGTTCCAATTGTATAACCTATTAGATACTGCATTAACGATTTACAGTTTCGCATTAATAATCTATATTTTTATGTCTTGGTTTCCAGGAGCTAGGGAGTCAGCATTTGGTGAGTTTTTAGGGAAAATATCAGAGCCTTATCTTGAAGTTTTCCGTAGGTTTATTCCTCCATTGGGTATGATCGACTTATCTCCAATCGTAGCTATTATTACGCTCAGTTTCGCGAGGATGGGCTTAGGAACATTATTTTCAATGCTGCTCTCCTAAAGGGTGTATAAAATGAATATTTATCAACATTTTCGTAAAGAAGAACAACCATTTATTGATCAAGTATTATCATGGATTGAGCATGTTGAAAAGTCATTTCAGATAAAAGTAACCGACTTCCTGGATCCAAGAGAGCAGCAAATTATGCATGTATTAATTGGGACAAACAGTGACGTGCGGTTATATCAGTATGGCGGTGGTGAGCATGCTGAAAGGAAGCGTGCTATTATCGCACCAATCTATGAAGAGATTGAAGAAGCCTCCTATCAACTTATATTATTACAGGCACATTATCAGGATAAGTTTATATCATTAGAACACCGTGATGTGATGGGAGCATTTTTATCCCTGGGCATACAACGTAAGAAACTTGGTGATATTTTTGTTGGTGATGGTACCGTACAAATTGTCATGGCAGATGAAATTGCCCCGTTTGTGTTGGCCAATCTAACCACAATTAAAAGAGCTAAGATTAAGCTTGAAGAACAACCATTTTCTTCATTTATTGAAACGGAAAAACAATGGATTGAGACGGATCAAACCGTTTCTTCGTTGCGGTTGGATGCAGTCGTAAAAGAAATATATAACGTATCTAGAAAAGAAGCTGCAGACTTTATAAAAAAACAGCAGGTAAAAGTGAATTTTAAAGTAGTAGACGATGGTAAATTTATTTTACAAGAGGGTGATTTACTTTCAGCTCGGGGCAAGGGTAGAAGTAAGCTGGTAAAAATAAATGGCCAAACAAAGAAAGATAAGTGGAGGATAACGACCGCTATTTTATCTTTATAACGTAAATGATATGTGTAAATTTGATTGCACACGAAATATGGTTATATTAAATTTTTAATAGATGCAGGAATTTAGTTGATTTATGTCGAATAAAAACTTAATGCGGTTTTTACTTTATAACTTTGGCTGTTTTCTAAAAAATGTTGCTTTCGACATAAAATCTACAAAGTGCGACATAACTTACCGTCGCCCTGGAAATACACTTCGCTTTCCGCGGGCGGCAGGTGAGCCTCCCGCTAGAGTCTTCGTGTATTTCCGACGCTGGTACTGTTCTTTGTAATTTTAAAAAGTCTATGCTTAATTATTAAAACAAATACTAGCAGTTTTGTGATGGTTGATTGGAGCGGAGGCCCGTTGACTCCTGCGGGAACAAATGTCTTCGGTGGGACGAGCATTTACGCGCAGTCCCAGCACGAGTCTGAAGTCCCCACAGGACTATCCTAAGGAAGGTCGACTAAAACCGTTCTTTGCGAACAACGTCGACATACCCTTTGCCAGGGCAAGGAGGCTGAGGCCGTTCCCGCGGAAAACAACGGTCTGTAGCGGAAAGAAAACCAGCGGGTACGTCGCAATTTTCATCAACTGCGAAGATTTAAAAACAACGATACTTACGAAAAAAGTCATAATTTTTTACGATTATATAGAAGGAAATTTTTTGAAGGAGGTGGCCGATGTGCCATTAACACCGTTAGATGTTCATAATAAAGAGTTTACAAGAAGCTTCCGAGGATATGATGAAGATGAAGTGAACGAATTTCTTGATCAAGTCATCAAAGATTATGAAACAGTAATAAGAGAAAAAAAAGATTTACAGGAAAAAGTTGAGCAGTTGGATGAAAAACTTGGACACTTTACGAATATTGAAGAAACATTAAATAAATCAATTTTGGTGGCTCAGGAGACTGCTGAGGAAGTGAAAGGTAGTGCTACTAAAGAATCTAAATTAATTATTAAAGAAGCTGAAAAAAATGCGGATCGAATTATAAACGATGCGCTAAGCAAATCAAGACGTATATCAATGGATGTAGAAGAGTTAAAGAAACAAGCAAAGGTTTTCCGAACACGTCTGAAAATGCTTGTTGAAGCACAACTTGATATGATTGGAACAGATGATTGGGAGGATTTATTCGATGAGGAATTGGGCGAGGAGCTCGAGTTTGCTGAAAATAAGTCTTAGATCTTGACGTCCAGTGAAATTTTACATATAATTCATACACATAAGTCTAATATAAATAAAAATTGCATTGATAGAGCCCAGTATAGAAGGTATGCTGTCTAGCGAGTCAGGATATGGTGAAAGCCTGATACAGTAATTCTTTTAGAATATCACTCTTGAGCATCCATTTTGAATTGAGTAGCAATGGACGGTTTATTCCCGTTATGAATATCGAGTGAATGTAAAATTGCATTATTTTATATTTATAAGGGTGGTACCGCGAGTCTCCTCGTCCCTTTTGGGATGTAGGGGACTTTTATTATTATTTAGGAAAGTAAAAAAGCTGAGGAGGTAGTATAGATGGATTACAAGGATACATTATTAATGCCAAAGACGGAATTTCCAATGCGAGGGAATTTGCCAAATAAAGAGCCAAAACGACAAGGAATTTGGGATGAAACGAATTTATACGAAAAGGTTCAACAGAGAACAGAAGGAAGACCATCATTTATTTTACATGATGGACCACCATATGCAAATGGAGATTTACATATTGGTCATGCTTTGAATAAAATTTTGAAGGATTTTATAACGCGGTATAAATCGATGTCTGGTTATCATGCACCATATGTACCAGGCTGGGATACACATGGACTG
Proteins encoded:
- a CDS encoding cell division protein SepF: MSIKNKIKNYFTMEDEFEYDYAEEASEPENNTKQQTKHNVVNLTSMQHSASKVVLLEPRNYNEAQEIADNIVNRRAVVINLQRVDNNQAKRIVDFLSGTVYALNGDIQKLGTETFLCTPDNVDVSGTISELSFDEAENEYEKGW
- a CDS encoding YggT family protein, whose protein sequence is MFQLYNLLDTALTIYSFALIIYIFMSWFPGARESAFGEFLGKISEPYLEVFRRFIPPLGMIDLSPIVAIITLSFARMGLGTLFSMLLS
- a CDS encoding YlmH family RNA-binding protein, encoding MNIYQHFRKEEQPFIDQVLSWIEHVEKSFQIKVTDFLDPREQQIMHVLIGTNSDVRLYQYGGGEHAERKRAIIAPIYEEIEEASYQLILLQAHYQDKFISLEHRDVMGAFLSLGIQRKKLGDIFVGDGTVQIVMADEIAPFVLANLTTIKRAKIKLEEQPFSSFIETEKQWIETDQTVSSLRLDAVVKEIYNVSRKEAADFIKKQQVKVNFKVVDDGKFILQEGDLLSARGKGRSKLVKINGQTKKDKWRITTAILSL
- a CDS encoding DivIVA domain-containing protein is translated as MPLTPLDVHNKEFTRSFRGYDEDEVNEFLDQVIKDYETVIREKKDLQEKVEQLDEKLGHFTNIEETLNKSILVAQETAEEVKGSATKESKLIIKEAEKNADRIINDALSKSRRISMDVEELKKQAKVFRTRLKMLVEAQLDMIGTDDWEDLFDEELGEELEFAENKS